AAGATCGGACGTCTCGGATTGGACATTACGTGCGCCAACGAAAATCAACGATGATGTGAGCGACACGTTATGGGTGGCGTACTGTACATCATCTCTAACTCTTTTAGATTTACATCTCcactaaatttattataattatgataattcaattttaatttttttactaaacttttttaatgtttgtgccaattcaaaatatttagaatttaattgataaaaaaatttaatgactgaattgacataattataataaatttaagactttttaataATGCTCTTGTAAAAATTCTTAGCGTAAATGATCCGCCAAAGCCGTATTTCTCTTCTGCTTGCTTATTCGGGTCACGACTGACAACAATAACAATGATAATAATAAACGAACCATTTAGTACggggaaaaaaatcaatgaataaAATTAGGGAATGAAGCGAAATAGAAagaaattgatatttataatTCTTATCATGGCTTGCTTGTGACGTGAAAATGACGTAGGGTTAtctatgttctttttttaaattaataatttgTACCTCGAGACAGGTGAACGTATCATTTTTGTTACTATTGTAGTCTTTTTGTAGCATAACAAAACCACCTATACACAACAAAAATGAATCGCGGCCCATTTTGAATTTACCCATGACATTGACAATGCGATCATCCTTCCGCCAAATCAACAGTCGATTGGTCCCAAATCCGGGAGTCTTCTTTAGCtgctttttctttctcgaaTTTACGTGCTGTGGACaccaaaaattgatcgatttTATTGTCATAAGTCAACAAGTGACTTCGAGATAGCAGCTTGGTGAACAGAAGTCTCGATTAATAGAACATTAGACTACTCGAAGAGAATCGACAACTCTGAATCTCTAACAAAGTTAACAAACATCAATTATCAATGAGAATTTTCATCAAGATGAAGTTATTGGTATCGACATCGACATGCGATCGCCGAGTATTGATATATTCGAGCACATAATTTCTAGTGGATAAGTGTTGCGAGATAATAGAAGTTTGTGTAACTTACTATATCCATCAATAGATTagaaatttgcattgcaataaatggGTTATATGGATCAATTTGGATTGGACTATTTATGACTCAAACTCAAACCCGACCGATTCACCTATTTGACAAGTCTAGTAAAAGCGACGTAGGGTTATCCATGATTTTTGTGTAATATTTTGTATCTCGAGACACCTAAACGTGCCATTTTTGTTATTAACGTAGTCATATCATAGCATtacaaaaacactcatacacaACAAAAATGAATCCCGACACATTTCGCATAATCCATGACATTGACAAAGCGAACATTCTTCCACCAAATCAACAGTCGATAGATCCGAAATTCATAAGTCCTTTTTTAGCGTTTTTTTCCCCCCCAATAAGTTATTGAATTTATGTGTCATTGACACCAAAAATGACGAATTGTATTGTGATAATCGAAAAGTGACATACTTAGTTGATAATTGCCGTTTAATTAATAGAAGTCATGGATGAACAGAATACTAAACTACTTGGAGAGAATCGACACCTCTAAATCACTAATAAAGTTACGGAAAACGGACATCGGTTATAGATGAGAACTTCTATCGGAACGAAGTTATAGACATCCATATCGACATGTAACTGCCGAGTATAAATATTTTCGGATACATAATTTCTCGTGGATAAATGTTGCTAGATAATGGAAGTTCGTGTGACTTCCTGTATCCATCGATAGATTAAGAACCCTTGTATGTATCCTCCGTTTGTAACACGACTCGTCACGATTGCCTTGGGTCTCCGTACATttgaatttcttgtcatttactttCCCGTCCAAAGTCAACAGAGCACCGTCGACAACCTTCGCCGAATTCCCTCGTCGATCCATCAATGCTTTGAAAAGATATCTCATCCGCATTTTTCGGCGAAACGTGCGCATTGCAATAAAAACATTTACAGACATTCCGTGGCTCGATGGTACGGCGTGTCGGACACTATTCGCACATTGTTCAAGGAAAAAGGGGCGATCAAATAAAACAGAAATCTAATCTGAATTTAAACGGTCAAGTTAATCTGTcagcagaggaaaaaaaaaaaaaaagagtttgaacGTCTAACTTGAACCTATACATTTGCGTATGTACAGCGATCATCCCATGATTGTGTTCGTAGGTtagatttcttttttatgtggCCATTCCTCCAATTTTGAGATCGCTACTGGATACTCAAATCGCGGCAATTGCTCGGATGGATCTCACCTTGATCCTCCTCGCTAACAAAAGCTCCCAAATTCACGTACGGATTCTCCTGCTCCGCCCTCCTCCACCTCCCCCGACAGATGACGCAGATGGCCGGCCGCCGCCCCCTGCTCCTCTTCCACCTCAGCAAGCACTCCTCGTGCACGGGGTTCCGGCACGTCCCGCACGCCACCACCCTCTCGCCCCCGCCCTCCTTCAGCTCGTCCAAGCAGATGGGGCATGCCGCCCCGTCCTCGACGCGGACCCCCTCGGGCGGTCCCGCCCCGTCGGACCTCGCCCTCCCCCGGAAGAAGTCCCGGTGGAACCTCTCCCGGAGGCTGGGCCCCGCCATCGCCTCGGGCGAGGACGGCGTTGCGAGGAGGCGCTGCAGCTGGCACGGCCGGAGGGTCCGCCGCTGCAGGCAGGAGTCGTCGAGGGGGACGCCGAGCACGCGGATGAAGACGAACAATATGTGCTTGCACGGGGTCACGCGGTCGGGGCACGTGCACGAGGGGCTGGACGACAGCGACACGGTGTACACGTTCCCCGTGGCGCCGAGTACGAAGAAGGCGGACTCGGAGCGGTGGAGAAGAAGGAGGTGGTGGCTGACGGCGCGGACTATCCGGTCCACGGTCGGCTGGGACGGCCCGAAGAGCTCGCTCGACGGATGGTGGTGGCCATGGCGGCGGCTGCTGGGCGGCGTCGAATTGGAGGCGACGGACTCCATTAGGAATTGGAAAGACAAAGAGGCAGCTGGGGCGGTTAAAAAGGGGGGCAAAAGGTTGGTTGGGGTCTCTTTCTCGTGCGGGCGTGTTTCGGAGAAGTTAAGGAAAATGTCGGTAAGGGATGGCGTTGTTGCTGTAGATATAAGAGGATGAGATTCTTTTGAGGGGGAGTTGGCCGAGGGAGAAGAGAAGGGATTGCGGGAGAGTAGGAGTAGGGGAAGTAGTGAAGGGCAAGtaattctctctcttgttcTTGTTGAGGGACATTACCTTGAATTGGTCTGCTCCTGTGGCGTTATAGTTGACCACAAGGCAAGTTACATTGGCATGTGCTAGAGTAGAGCATATTCTTTGGCCCTTGATTATGGGAcaagtttttggatttttggggGTGTTTTATGGATAGCCTTATTCTCCGATGTAAATTTAGaccgaggtttttttttttttttttataaaaaaattgatacaagCGGTTGGATCGAACAGTTGATCGAAATGCAACCAGTATGCAATTTGACCGTTTTTATGAAGAAAGCCGATCGATTCAAAATTAAAGTACGTTATGTAGATCAAACGATTTTACGAATTATATAATTCTGCCAAAGTCGAGCGACCTTAACTTCTTCCTATCATTTATCATCAAAGCAAACTCCCGAAAGTAACTCCAAAATAGACCCCTCCAGCAATCTTGGTCGCTCTTCGATCATCTGAGTTTGGATTGTCCTTGGCACGTGTCCATTTTTGGTGAACGAATTGTAATTAGGGATTTGCCATGAAACAGTTTCTTCGTTTTGATGACAAAATGCTGGTTAGCAGGCggggaaattttcaaagtgctctttttttttaaataataatttaaaataaattttattttaaataagagcgtaaaatgctatttttattttaaagaatgacccgatcaataatattttcatcattttcatttttttttaccatttcttttttttctttgtttccacCGACGAGGATCGTCGCCCTAGCCGGCTGCTGGCAAGGGTCTCCTCGCCCATGGCCAACGAGCAAGgcggcccttatttaaaataagttcacttcaaatttttatacGGAAAAATAAAGACAATTCGggtccttatttggaatttctcATAAAAGGTGTCCTACACACCTCAAGTTATGAAACGACAGCGTTTAAGCTCGGCAACAGCCGCAGTCCCCATTTACGGTCTTCTTCCCTCTTTCCTCGTTATCTGCCTGCCCGCCAGTGCTAACTAGTCACAACTGAGCGTCTTCCGACTGTGGCGATGTTTGCTTCGTCGTCTCATTCCCAAAAGAAGGTAACTCATTTCTCTTTGATTACTCGAATCATCTGTATTTTGCGCCTGTTCTAGTTAGTTCTTTTCGTTTGGGTGCTGAGGGAGCGTGAGTCGAGAAAATTCGAGCGTTACGGGGAATAATCCATGTCGTACGACGTTCTACTTCCACAAAAGCTGCTCGAAATCGGTGCATTTTTCTGTCTTCTTAATTCGTGACGAGAAGTCATGGAAACTATCAAGATTTCATTGGGTCTTTCTTGTTCTCTTTCGT
This genomic interval from Rhodamnia argentea isolate NSW1041297 chromosome 4, ASM2092103v1, whole genome shotgun sequence contains the following:
- the LOC115740977 gene encoding mitogen-activated protein kinase kinase kinase 1; protein product: MESVASNSTPPSSRRHGHHHPSSELFGPSQPTVDRIVRAVSHHLLLLHRSESAFFVLGATGNVYTVSLSSSPSCTCPDRVTPCKHILFVFIRVLGVPLDDSCLQRRTLRPCQLQRLLATPSSPEAMAGPSLRERFHRDFFRGRARSDGAGPPEGVRVEDGAACPICLDELKEGGGERVVACGTCRNPVHEECLLRWKRSRGRRPAICVICRGRWRRAEQENPYVNLGAFVSEEDQGEIHPSNCRDLSIQ